A genomic segment from Polyangium mundeleinium encodes:
- a CDS encoding cation diffusion facilitator family transporter, which yields MARAAHPDDHAHHDHAHHDGHEHDHDHDHDHDKRTKGHAHDDHDHGHAHGLSELRRTPIRRLVVAFTITAGFMVVEAVVGFLSGSLALLADAGHMLADAAALALAMIAQRIASQQRTRARTYGYRRAEVLAAFANGVALALTAVWIFGEAVQRFQEPRSIDGTAMTATAVAGLVVNLLAAAVLSLGDKGHNINTRAALAHVLSDALGSVGAIVGGVLVLSLGWTRADPVISAVIALLICWGGFKLVRDTSHVLMEGSPIEIDIAHVEETLLQVPGVVGFHDLHVWSISEGFDVLTVHIVIARGFHGTDVVQAVAARMREAHALEHCTIQPEPSSEPQLVPLRRKSQGENPSTSNEGKN from the coding sequence ATGGCCCGTGCGGCGCACCCCGACGACCACGCGCATCACGACCACGCGCATCACGACGGTCATGAGCACGACCACGATCACGACCACGATCACGACAAACGCACGAAGGGCCACGCGCACGACGACCACGACCACGGCCACGCGCATGGCCTGAGCGAGCTACGGCGCACGCCGATCCGGCGGCTCGTCGTGGCGTTCACGATCACCGCGGGTTTCATGGTCGTCGAGGCGGTCGTCGGCTTCCTGTCGGGCAGCCTCGCGCTCCTCGCGGACGCGGGCCACATGCTCGCGGACGCGGCGGCGCTGGCGCTGGCCATGATCGCGCAGCGCATCGCCTCGCAGCAGCGCACGCGCGCCCGCACGTACGGCTATCGCCGCGCAGAGGTGCTCGCGGCCTTCGCGAACGGCGTCGCGCTCGCGCTCACGGCCGTGTGGATCTTCGGCGAGGCCGTGCAGCGCTTCCAGGAGCCGCGCTCGATCGACGGCACGGCCATGACGGCGACCGCGGTGGCCGGCCTCGTCGTCAACCTCCTCGCCGCGGCGGTGCTCTCGCTGGGCGACAAGGGGCACAACATCAACACCCGCGCCGCGCTCGCGCACGTGCTCTCCGACGCGCTCGGCTCCGTCGGCGCGATCGTGGGCGGCGTGCTCGTCCTCTCGCTCGGCTGGACCCGGGCCGACCCGGTCATCAGCGCCGTCATTGCGCTCTTGATCTGCTGGGGCGGCTTCAAGCTCGTGCGCGACACCTCGCATGTGCTCATGGAGGGCAGCCCCATCGAGATCGACATCGCGCATGTGGAGGAGACGCTCCTGCAGGTCCCTGGCGTCGTGGGCTTTCACGACCTGCACGTCTGGTCGATCTCCGAGGGCTTCGACGTGCTCACGGTGCACATCGTCATCGCGCGTGGCTTCCACGGCACCGACGTCGTCCAGGCCGTCGCCGCGCGCATGCGCGAGGCCCACGCCCTAGAGCACTGCACCATCCAGCCCGAGCCCTCCTCCGAGCCTCAGCTCGTCCCCCTCCGCCGCAAGTCCCAGGGGGAAAATCCTTCGACCTCCAACGAAGGGAAGAACTGA
- a CDS encoding alpha/beta fold hydrolase, with protein sequence MVFVHGLVGDFTHFEHLMKPLAGRFRLAGLDLPGCGLSYKPRTRNTIAGYADTLLEWLDERGMHRVTLVGHSAGGQVVAQAALQAPDRVERLVLIGAAGMRRYPPGTPWLAETLLQPWLLSRTLDRLAMPMLDHVFVARNAYTEKFVKDSLDRPIHPTMDEMAKVFHDLAKDLVSPTILENAHLFRMPVLVVWGERDRLIPQESAAEVAAKLPKVIMRVIPGCGHLPMIECPDEVVRTIDGFFGSVIVPEVTRTAPA encoded by the coding sequence GTGGTGTTCGTCCACGGACTCGTGGGTGATTTCACGCACTTCGAACATCTCATGAAGCCCCTCGCCGGACGATTTCGCCTCGCAGGGCTCGATCTTCCGGGCTGCGGGCTCTCGTACAAACCGAGGACGCGAAACACGATCGCGGGATACGCCGATACGCTCCTGGAATGGTTGGATGAGCGTGGGATGCATCGGGTGACGCTCGTCGGGCACTCGGCCGGAGGGCAGGTCGTTGCACAGGCGGCGCTCCAAGCACCGGATCGGGTCGAGCGGCTCGTGCTGATCGGCGCGGCGGGGATGCGGCGGTACCCCCCCGGAACGCCGTGGCTCGCCGAGACGCTCCTTCAGCCTTGGCTCCTGTCGCGCACGCTCGACCGGCTCGCGATGCCGATGCTCGACCACGTGTTCGTCGCGCGAAACGCGTATACCGAGAAATTCGTAAAAGACTCCCTCGACAGACCGATTCACCCGACCATGGATGAAATGGCGAAGGTGTTTCACGACCTGGCAAAGGATCTGGTGTCCCCGACGATCCTGGAGAATGCGCACCTCTTCCGCATGCCAGTCCTGGTCGTCTGGGGAGAGCGGGACCGACTGATTCCGCAGGAGAGCGCGGCCGAGGTGGCAGCCAAGCTACCGAAGGTTATAATGAGAGTCATTCCTGGGTGCGGCCACTTGCCCATGATCGAATGCCCGGACGAGGTCGTCCGGACGATCGATGGCTTTTTCGGCTCCGTGATCGTGCCCGAGGTGACGAGGACGGCCCCCGCATGA
- the orn gene encoding oligoribonuclease: MAEPSDRLVWVDLEMTGLDPQRCAIVEIATIITDCNLRVVEEGPNLVIHQPPEVLATMNDFVRDLHARSGLLERIPTSKVTLDDAAAQTLAFVQKHVTKGTAPLCGNSVWKDREFLDRYMPAFVAHLHYRMIDVSTLKELVKRWCPERQAPKKKETHRALDDIRESIEELAHYRSLLFAPLARA, encoded by the coding sequence ATGGCCGAACCGTCGGACCGCCTCGTGTGGGTGGACCTCGAGATGACCGGGCTCGATCCACAGCGCTGCGCGATCGTCGAGATCGCGACGATCATCACGGACTGTAACCTCCGCGTCGTGGAGGAGGGCCCGAACCTCGTCATCCACCAGCCGCCCGAGGTGCTCGCCACCATGAACGACTTCGTCCGCGACCTGCACGCGCGCTCGGGGCTGCTCGAACGGATCCCGACCTCGAAGGTCACCCTCGACGACGCCGCCGCGCAGACGCTCGCCTTCGTACAGAAGCACGTGACGAAAGGGACGGCGCCTCTCTGCGGAAACTCCGTCTGGAAGGACCGCGAGTTCCTCGATCGCTACATGCCCGCGTTCGTGGCGCACCTGCATTACCGCATGATCGACGTGTCCACGCTGAAGGAGCTCGTGAAGCGGTGGTGTCCAGAGCGGCAGGCGCCGAAGAAGAAGGAGACGCACCGCGCGCTCGACGACATCCGTGAATCGATCGAGGAGCTCGCCCATTATCGGTCGCTGCTCTTCGCCCCCCTCGCGCGCGCTTGA
- a CDS encoding DUF4360 domain-containing protein, with protein MKKLLVALVAASSAVLGISSQADAQPYDLVDAPEGVQIRGLVYNGTGCPQSSVAGTLSEDRKALELIFGAFTAEASQVGLPSEARKFCQITVDLAFPQGYSFSLVSGDYRGYADLQAAVVGTQTSSYYFTGGFGYTFRTKIVGPFSENYFRRDNLALEAAVWSPCGATRPLNINTQAAVSTLANRAGSGLMTLDTLSLVVRQTYGLAWRKC; from the coding sequence ATGAAGAAGCTGCTCGTTGCGCTCGTCGCGGCCAGTTCGGCAGTCCTCGGCATCTCTTCGCAGGCCGATGCACAGCCCTACGACCTCGTCGACGCACCCGAGGGCGTCCAGATCCGCGGGCTCGTGTACAACGGGACAGGTTGCCCGCAGAGCTCGGTCGCCGGCACCCTTTCCGAGGACCGCAAGGCCCTGGAACTCATCTTCGGGGCGTTCACCGCCGAGGCGAGCCAGGTCGGGTTGCCGAGCGAGGCGCGCAAGTTCTGTCAGATCACGGTCGATCTGGCTTTCCCGCAAGGCTACAGCTTCTCGCTCGTCTCGGGCGACTACCGCGGCTACGCCGACCTTCAGGCGGCCGTCGTCGGGACGCAGACGTCGAGTTACTACTTCACCGGCGGCTTCGGGTACACGTTCCGCACGAAGATCGTCGGGCCCTTCTCGGAGAACTACTTCCGCCGCGACAACCTCGCGCTCGAGGCCGCGGTGTGGTCGCCGTGCGGCGCGACCCGTCCGCTCAACATCAACACGCAGGCGGCCGTCTCGACGCTCGCGAACCGCGCGGGCAGCGGTCTCATGACCCTCGACACGCTCAGCCTCGTCGTGCGGCAGACGTACGGTCTCGCGTGGCGCAAGTGCTGA
- a CDS encoding histidine phosphatase family protein: MHIELIIVRHGQSEGNRDRVFTGHGPSPLTERGRREADAVARKIAEKPVSAIFASDLPRALETAAPLVEKTGVELVADPALRERNFGDLTGTSFADIEARHPDVWRALLARDPLFRPPGGESNADCRARIAGFVEALFARGAEGRIVLVSHGVAINQLLYHLLGVPVEAPPPVVFRVDNCSVQRVERHDDTVRIVCINDRSHLEGLT, encoded by the coding sequence ATGCACATCGAACTCATCATCGTTCGCCACGGCCAGTCGGAGGGAAACCGTGATCGTGTCTTCACGGGGCACGGTCCCTCACCGCTCACCGAACGCGGCCGTCGCGAGGCTGACGCCGTCGCGCGGAAGATCGCAGAGAAGCCAGTCTCGGCGATCTTCGCGAGTGACCTGCCGCGCGCCCTGGAGACAGCAGCGCCCCTCGTCGAGAAGACAGGCGTAGAGCTCGTCGCGGATCCCGCCCTGCGGGAGCGCAACTTCGGCGATCTGACGGGCACCTCGTTCGCCGACATCGAAGCACGCCACCCCGACGTGTGGCGGGCGCTGCTCGCGCGTGACCCGCTCTTCCGCCCGCCCGGCGGCGAGTCGAACGCCGACTGCCGGGCCCGGATCGCAGGCTTCGTCGAGGCCCTCTTCGCCCGCGGCGCCGAGGGTCGGATCGTGCTCGTGAGCCACGGCGTCGCGATCAACCAGCTCCTCTACCACCTGCTCGGCGTGCCGGTCGAAGCGCCGCCGCCGGTCGTCTTCCGCGTGGACAACTGCTCGGTCCAGCGCGTCGAGCGCCACGACGACACCGTGCGGATCGTCTGCATCAACGACCGCAGCCACCTCGAAGGTTTGACCTGA
- a CDS encoding ABC transporter permease → MFGRIGVIALNTYRESVRARILLGLAVMAFFVSLFALVVGAFTLKNAPRVVSDLGAASISIFSLLVAIVIGATSLYRELEQKTLFPILARPIRRGEYLVGKYLGTLLTIAVFVMADAGLVLLLSAGLGAPDSAVHLYRIVGGPLGWLLLMVLVGWRIPTMRTYGVIPWAAGMLVLGVVLSDVAPDERRVVLASSALTLLEIAIVAAAATLFASFSTPFLSALFTLGVWIVGRYADNLARLPVKQFGQTIHDMGVGLSKIVPNLQIFVPPRPLLVGEAIDVKLSSYLGMASLTSLGWSLGLLAVAALVFNERDFL, encoded by the coding sequence ATGTTCGGCCGGATCGGCGTCATCGCCCTGAACACGTACCGCGAGTCGGTGCGCGCGCGCATCTTGCTCGGGCTCGCGGTCATGGCCTTCTTCGTGTCGCTCTTCGCGCTCGTGGTCGGCGCCTTCACACTGAAGAACGCGCCGCGCGTCGTGAGCGACCTCGGCGCGGCCTCGATCTCGATCTTCAGCTTGCTCGTGGCGATCGTCATCGGCGCGACCTCGCTCTACCGCGAGCTCGAACAGAAGACGCTTTTTCCCATCCTCGCCCGGCCGATCCGCCGCGGCGAGTACCTCGTCGGCAAGTACCTCGGCACGCTCCTCACGATCGCGGTCTTCGTGATGGCCGACGCGGGCCTCGTGCTCCTGCTCAGCGCGGGCCTCGGCGCGCCCGACTCGGCTGTGCACCTCTATCGCATCGTGGGCGGGCCGCTCGGCTGGCTTTTGCTCATGGTCCTCGTCGGCTGGCGGATCCCGACGATGCGCACCTACGGCGTGATCCCGTGGGCCGCGGGCATGCTCGTGCTCGGCGTCGTGCTCTCGGACGTCGCGCCCGACGAGCGGCGCGTGGTGCTCGCGTCGAGCGCGCTCACGCTCCTCGAGATCGCGATCGTCGCCGCGGCTGCCACGCTCTTCGCATCGTTCTCCACGCCGTTTCTGTCGGCGCTTTTCACGCTCGGGGTGTGGATCGTGGGCCGGTACGCCGACAACCTGGCGCGGCTGCCGGTGAAGCAATTCGGACAAACGATTCACGACATGGGTGTCGGGCTTTCGAAGATTGTCCCGAACCTGCAGATCTTCGTGCCACCGCGGCCGTTGCTCGTCGGCGAGGCGATCGACGTGAAGCTCTCTTCGTACCTCGGCATGGCCTCGCTCACGTCGCTCGGCTGGTCTTTGGGGCTTTTGGCCGTGGCTGCGCTCGTCTTCAACGAGCGTGATTTCCTGTGA
- a CDS encoding isopeptide-forming domain-containing fimbrial protein: MRRRTALSGIVAALVCGAAGTASAEPTLRVQVTQRGDFALIGNTLAQDCAASVPAPVVGVIGAAGCGLNTSDNAPDVYWRSDSPAAGQATADITVLPASARTTAILSLPAGATVTHAYLYWGARSPVVGGPDLDVSLDAPGAPMSTSITADEHVVGNSSFTTSYQARADITALVQQHGSGPYRLGGIDAFVLAGSPSTTPFAGWWMVVLYELQSEPPRNIALFDGFEEVGDGASAATTISGFKVPLAGYNAKLGVVAYEGDNGSMGDSLSWNGTTLSNALNPANDFFNSTRSLLGMPVSVVGDLPQLTGGLGSMSGIDLDILDITGNVMPGSTSAAIEAASLGDTYVLGGFITSISTLKPDFTTSAKSVADLNGGVVDPGDELEYTLVVTNTGDDTSKDTILTDKLPAEVTYVPGSLEIASGPNMGAKTDAAADDQGDFDAGSGTVTVRLGTGANATVGGSLNVGQTTSVRFRVTVNPGVGGSILNQGVINASGTQGAPAEDTPTDGNGGDPGAPPTVIIIDSDGDGLSNDDENAAGTNPNDADSDDDGVPDGDEPFWNIDSDGDGLINALDPDSDNDGLLDGTELGLDCSNPATDVSKGACRPDADMGATKTDPLDADTDNGGVDDGSEDGNLNGQIDPGEGDPNDPSDDNTIVDTDGDGLSDIVEATLGSDPNDADSDDDGVIDGDEPNPGIDTDGDGVPNVLDADSDNDGLFDGTELGLDCSNSATDTSAGTCRPDADMGATKTSPIDADTDDGGVSDGSEDTNLNGQVDPGETDPNIFADDSTNTDTDGDGLSDKLEETLGTDPNDADSDDDGVPDGQEPNPAEDSDGDGLINALDPDSDNDGLLDGTELGYDCNGPGTNKAVCVPDADMGATKTSPIDPDTDGGGVKDGSEDSNLNGQIDPGEKDPNDPSDDSTVVDTDGDGLSDDLEEHLGSDPNDADSDDDGVPDGQEPNPSFDTDGDGVPNVLDADSDNDGLFDGTELGLGCDNAATDTSAGRCVPDGDMGATKTNPLDADTDNGGLSDGSEDWNLNGVVDPGEGDPNDPSDDNTILDTDGDGLSDELENFLGSDPMDADTDDDGVIDGKEPNPAEDTDGDGIKNVVDPDSDNDGLPDGLELGLDCSNPATDPAANICKPDADMGATTTSPINADTDNGGIPDGVEDANGDGAVDGGETDPNDPSDDVTCSTDADCGGETSGLVCNPNKACVEGCRGVGGNGCPTGLECTSTDSTIGQCVMPGVGGAGGEGGAGGAGGAGGAGGAGGAGGAQADGIALSGGCSGCAVASDDDASRGLIAALGAALLAFGRRRRRA; this comes from the coding sequence ATGAGAAGAAGAACGGCCCTCAGCGGTATCGTCGCCGCTCTCGTCTGCGGGGCGGCGGGTACGGCGAGCGCAGAACCGACGCTGCGCGTGCAGGTCACCCAGCGGGGTGACTTCGCTTTGATCGGCAACACGCTCGCGCAGGACTGCGCTGCGAGCGTCCCTGCGCCCGTCGTGGGCGTCATCGGTGCGGCGGGGTGCGGTCTCAACACGAGCGACAACGCGCCTGACGTGTACTGGCGCTCCGACTCGCCCGCCGCGGGGCAGGCGACGGCAGACATCACGGTGCTGCCAGCGTCCGCGCGGACGACCGCGATCTTGAGCCTGCCGGCCGGAGCCACCGTCACGCACGCGTACCTCTACTGGGGCGCGCGCAGCCCCGTCGTCGGCGGGCCCGATCTCGACGTGTCCCTCGATGCCCCCGGCGCGCCCATGTCGACGTCGATCACGGCGGACGAGCACGTGGTGGGGAACTCGAGCTTCACCACCTCCTACCAGGCCCGTGCCGACATCACCGCGCTCGTGCAGCAGCACGGCTCGGGTCCGTACCGCCTCGGCGGCATCGACGCGTTCGTGCTCGCCGGTAGCCCCAGCACCACGCCGTTCGCCGGCTGGTGGATGGTCGTGCTCTACGAGCTCCAGAGCGAGCCGCCGCGCAACATCGCGCTCTTCGACGGCTTCGAGGAGGTCGGCGACGGCGCGAGCGCCGCGACCACGATCTCGGGCTTCAAGGTGCCGCTCGCGGGCTACAACGCGAAGCTCGGCGTCGTCGCGTACGAGGGTGACAACGGCTCGATGGGCGACAGCCTGAGCTGGAACGGCACGACGCTCTCGAACGCGCTGAACCCCGCGAACGACTTCTTCAACAGCACGCGCTCGCTCCTCGGAATGCCCGTCTCCGTGGTCGGTGACCTGCCGCAACTCACGGGCGGCCTGGGCAGCATGAGCGGCATCGATCTCGACATCCTCGACATCACCGGCAACGTGATGCCCGGATCGACATCGGCCGCGATCGAGGCCGCGTCGCTGGGCGACACCTACGTCCTCGGCGGCTTCATCACCTCGATCTCCACGCTGAAGCCCGACTTCACCACGTCCGCGAAGAGCGTCGCCGATCTCAACGGCGGCGTGGTCGACCCCGGCGACGAGCTCGAGTACACGCTCGTCGTCACCAACACGGGCGACGACACCTCGAAGGACACGATCCTCACGGACAAACTGCCCGCCGAGGTCACCTACGTCCCCGGCTCGCTCGAGATCGCCTCCGGCCCGAACATGGGCGCGAAGACGGACGCAGCGGCGGACGATCAAGGCGACTTCGACGCGGGTTCGGGCACGGTCACCGTCCGCCTCGGCACGGGCGCGAACGCCACCGTCGGCGGCAGCCTCAACGTCGGCCAGACGACCTCGGTCCGCTTCCGCGTGACGGTGAACCCCGGCGTCGGCGGCAGCATCCTGAACCAGGGCGTCATCAACGCGAGCGGCACGCAAGGCGCGCCCGCCGAGGACACGCCCACCGACGGCAACGGCGGCGACCCCGGCGCGCCTCCCACCGTGATCATCATCGACTCCGACGGCGACGGCCTCTCGAACGACGACGAGAACGCCGCCGGCACGAATCCGAACGACGCCGACTCGGACGACGACGGCGTGCCCGACGGCGACGAGCCGTTCTGGAACATCGATTCGGACGGCGACGGCCTCATCAACGCGCTCGATCCCGACAGCGACAACGACGGCCTGCTCGACGGCACCGAGCTCGGGCTCGACTGTTCGAATCCCGCGACCGACGTCTCGAAGGGCGCATGCCGCCCCGACGCAGACATGGGCGCGACGAAGACCGATCCGCTCGACGCCGACACCGACAACGGCGGCGTGGACGACGGCTCCGAGGACGGAAACCTCAACGGCCAGATCGACCCCGGCGAGGGCGATCCGAACGATCCGAGCGACGACAACACGATCGTCGACACCGACGGCGACGGCCTCTCCGACATCGTCGAAGCGACGCTCGGCTCGGATCCGAACGACGCCGACAGCGATGACGACGGCGTCATCGACGGCGACGAGCCGAACCCCGGGATCGACACCGACGGCGACGGCGTGCCCAACGTGCTCGACGCCGACAGCGACAACGACGGCCTGTTCGACGGCACCGAGCTCGGGCTCGACTGTTCGAACTCCGCGACCGACACGAGCGCCGGCACCTGCAGGCCGGACGCGGACATGGGCGCGACGAAGACGAGCCCGATCGACGCCGACACGGACGACGGCGGCGTCTCCGACGGCTCGGAGGATACGAACCTCAACGGCCAGGTCGATCCGGGCGAGACGGATCCGAACATCTTCGCCGACGACAGCACGAACACCGACACCGACGGCGACGGGCTCTCGGACAAACTCGAAGAGACGCTCGGGACCGATCCGAACGACGCGGACTCGGACGACGACGGCGTGCCCGATGGGCAAGAGCCGAACCCGGCCGAGGACTCGGACGGCGACGGGCTCATCAACGCGCTCGATCCCGACAGCGACAACGACGGTCTGCTCGACGGCACCGAGCTCGGCTACGACTGCAACGGGCCCGGGACGAACAAGGCCGTCTGCGTTCCCGACGCGGACATGGGCGCGACGAAGACGAGCCCGATCGACCCCGACACCGACGGCGGTGGCGTGAAGGACGGCTCGGAGGACTCGAACCTCAACGGCCAGATCGATCCGGGCGAGAAGGATCCGAACGATCCGAGCGACGACAGCACCGTCGTCGACACGGACGGCGATGGCCTCTCCGACGACCTCGAAGAGCACCTCGGCTCGGATCCGAACGACGCGGACTCGGACGACGACGGCGTGCCCGATGGGCAGGAGCCGAACCCGTCGTTCGACACCGACGGCGACGGCGTGCCCAACGTGCTCGACGCCGACAGCGACAACGACGGTCTGTTCGACGGCACCGAGCTCGGCCTCGGCTGCGACAACGCCGCGACCGACACGAGCGCCGGCCGCTGCGTGCCCGACGGCGACATGGGCGCGACGAAGACGAACCCGCTCGACGCAGACACGGACAACGGCGGGCTCTCCGACGGCTCCGAGGACTGGAACCTCAACGGCGTCGTGGATCCAGGCGAGGGCGATCCGAACGATCCGAGCGACGACAACACCATCCTCGACACGGACGGCGACGGGCTCAGCGACGAGCTCGAGAACTTCCTCGGCTCGGATCCGATGGACGCGGACACGGACGACGACGGCGTGATCGACGGCAAGGAGCCGAACCCGGCCGAGGACACGGACGGCGACGGCATCAAGAACGTCGTCGACCCGGACAGCGACAACGACGGCTTGCCCGACGGCCTGGAGCTCGGTCTCGATTGCTCGAACCCGGCGACGGATCCGGCGGCGAACATCTGCAAGCCGGACGCGGACATGGGCGCGACGACGACGAGCCCGATCAACGCGGACACCGACAACGGCGGCATCCCCGACGGCGTCGAGGACGCGAACGGCGACGGCGCGGTCGACGGCGGCGAGACCGATCCGAACGACCCGAGCGACGACGTGACATGCTCGACGGACGCTGATTGCGGCGGCGAGACGAGCGGCTTGGTGTGCAACCCGAACAAGGCTTGCGTCGAGGGTTGCCGCGGCGTCGGCGGCAACGGTTGCCCGACGGGGCTCGAGTGCACCTCGACGGACAGCACCATCGGGCAGTGCGTGATGCCCGGCGTGGGCGGCGCGGGTGGCGAGGGCGGCGCGGGCGGCGCGGGCGGCGCGGGCGGCGCGGGCGGCGCGGGCGGCGCGGGCGGCGCCCAGGCGGACGGCATCGCGCTCTCCGGTGGCTGCTCGGGTTGCGCGGTCGCGTCCGACGACGACGCTTCGCGTGGCCTGATCGCGGCGCTCGGCGCTGCGCTCCTCGCCTTCGGCCGCCGCCGTCGGCGCGCCTGA
- a CDS encoding GNAT family N-acetyltransferase codes for MSISAVPRASQVQLVPPRAAHAPLWFGWRSEAHAQRHMPIEPWSVDALRRRLVASTPDLADPEKQEHRWIVQWQEECVGIVSILRPSFRLGHAELSYHVAQAHHRRGIATQAVAALVDRVFEQTDLARLYAFISEPNRASRKLAEKLGFVHEGTLREHFMIHGRRIDQCVYGLLRREWCSPRKR; via the coding sequence ATGTCCATCTCTGCGGTCCCGCGTGCTTCCCAGGTCCAGCTCGTGCCGCCGCGCGCCGCGCATGCGCCGCTGTGGTTCGGCTGGCGGAGCGAGGCGCACGCCCAGCGTCACATGCCGATCGAGCCCTGGTCGGTGGATGCGCTGCGCCGCCGCCTCGTTGCGTCGACGCCGGACCTCGCGGATCCCGAGAAGCAGGAGCATCGCTGGATCGTGCAGTGGCAGGAGGAGTGCGTGGGGATCGTCTCGATCCTGCGGCCGAGCTTTCGCCTCGGCCATGCCGAGCTCTCCTACCACGTCGCGCAGGCCCACCATCGGCGGGGCATCGCCACGCAGGCGGTGGCGGCGCTCGTCGATCGGGTCTTCGAGCAGACGGACCTCGCGCGGCTCTACGCGTTCATCAGCGAGCCGAACCGCGCCTCGCGCAAGCTCGCGGAGAAGCTCGGCTTCGTGCACGAGGGCACGCTGCGCGAGCATTTCATGATCCACGGCCGCCGCATCGATCAGTGCGTCTACGGCTTGCTCCGCCGCGAGTGGTGCTCGCCACGCAAGCGCTGA
- a CDS encoding 1-acyl-sn-glycerol-3-phosphate acyltransferase produces the protein MKSEDAQHSSAPRNSRKYGHTVPEIRTDVVRRSHRIISRIVKSYFRSEIRGAERLPSSQTIIVSHHDGGVLPINGLCLGVHWYDHFGFDRPLYVLTHDLLHSLWDPFSRLLADSGLLRADRNAMDAVLERGQSVLIFPGAARESFRPFWHRRNIDLGGRKGFIAQAIRWGLPITPVVSAGSHETVVVLSGGHDFAKMLGIPKIVRSADVWPLLAGLPWGVWALPFLPQIPLPAKITTEVLPPIHLSEALGRDLKPDHASDPEIVQAGFDLVVGRMRKRLGELYDERKYPVLG, from the coding sequence ATGAAATCCGAAGACGCGCAGCATTCGAGCGCGCCGCGAAACTCCCGAAAATACGGACATACCGTCCCCGAGATCCGGACCGACGTCGTCCGTCGCTCGCACCGCATCATCTCGCGGATCGTGAAATCGTACTTTCGCAGCGAGATTCGAGGCGCCGAGCGGCTCCCGTCGTCCCAGACGATCATCGTCTCCCACCACGACGGCGGCGTGCTGCCGATCAATGGCCTTTGCCTCGGCGTCCACTGGTACGACCATTTCGGCTTCGATCGTCCGCTCTACGTCCTCACGCACGATCTCCTGCACAGCCTGTGGGATCCGTTCTCCCGCCTGCTCGCAGATTCGGGCCTGCTCCGCGCTGACCGCAACGCCATGGACGCCGTGCTCGAGCGCGGGCAATCCGTCCTGATCTTCCCGGGCGCCGCGCGCGAGTCGTTCCGCCCGTTCTGGCACCGCAGGAACATCGACCTCGGCGGCCGCAAGGGCTTCATCGCGCAGGCGATCCGTTGGGGGCTGCCCATCACGCCCGTGGTCTCCGCCGGCTCGCACGAGACCGTCGTCGTACTGTCGGGTGGCCACGATTTCGCGAAGATGCTCGGCATCCCGAAAATCGTTCGCTCCGCCGATGTATGGCCCCTGCTCGCAGGGCTGCCGTGGGGCGTGTGGGCGCTGCCGTTCCTGCCGCAAATCCCGTTGCCTGCGAAGATCACGACCGAGGTCCTGCCCCCGATCCACCTCTCCGAAGCGCTCGGCCGTGACTTGAAGCCCGATCATGCCTCCGATCCGGAGATCGTGCAGGCCGGCTTCGACCTCGTCGTCGGCCGCATGCGCAAGCGCCTCGGCGAGCTCTACGACGAGCGCAAGTACCCCGTCCTCGGCTGA